Part of the Natrialbaceae archaeon AArc-T1-2 genome, GTGTTAATACTGGGACCCCTTCTACGTCCATTGGTTACTGGGAAAGGGTTTAAATACTGTCAGTGCTTACCTCGAGTTAGTAATGAAGATCGAGCACCTCGCCCGCGACGACGGGCAGATGGCACGACAGTACGACTACGGCGACGAGACGATCGTGGCCGTCGACTTCGGCGCGGTCGAGGCCGACGCGGCCGTCGACGTCGTCGACGACACCGTGATCGTCGTCTTCGAGGACGACCAGCGCGAGCTCGAGCTCCCGGCCGACGTCGGAGACGCGCAAGCGTTTATGAAAAACGGTGTCCTCACTATCGAGGTGGAGGGCGACGCATGAAACTCACTGTCAAACCACTCAAACAGAAAGACGCAG contains:
- a CDS encoding Hsp20/alpha crystallin family protein, with translation MKIEHLARDDGQMARQYDYGDETIVAVDFGAVEADAAVDVVDDTVIVVFEDDQRELELPADVGDAQAFMKNGVLTIEVEGDA